The Candidatus Phaeomarinobacter ectocarpi genome includes a region encoding these proteins:
- a CDS encoding DUF692 domain-containing protein, whose amino-acid sequence MTHSPEMFAADTPAAGRTPLAATTSVRSSGQAALGSPELELASAGTSLKPQHYSQILSEAFSQGSAADFFEVHAENYFGDGGAPHRYLAAIRERFALSIHGIGLSIGGAGPLDRDHLAHLRALVDRYKPALVSEHLAWCENGGTYFNDLLPVTLTSEALDIVCRHVDQTQETLGRQILIENPSNYLAFEESDIPETEFLSAMARRTGCGLLLDINNVVVSAHNLQTSPRDYLDQFDVAAVGEVHLGGHSDDDRSGVTLKIDDHGSAPSRDVWTLYDDFLAAAGPRPTLVEWDQDVPALDVLLTEVATARGKLKQISKKEVGHVPAR is encoded by the coding sequence ATGACCCATTCCCCTGAGATGTTTGCAGCCGATACCCCTGCTGCAGGTCGCACCCCCCTCGCGGCCACCACATCTGTGCGGTCATCTGGGCAGGCTGCTTTGGGCTCGCCAGAGCTTGAGCTTGCGTCTGCGGGTACCTCTTTGAAGCCGCAGCACTATTCCCAGATTCTGTCTGAGGCCTTTTCGCAAGGCAGTGCTGCGGACTTCTTTGAGGTGCATGCGGAAAACTATTTTGGAGACGGCGGAGCGCCACACCGGTACCTCGCCGCCATCCGCGAGCGGTTTGCGCTTTCGATCCACGGCATTGGATTGTCGATTGGTGGAGCGGGACCCTTGGACCGTGATCATCTGGCTCATCTGCGTGCGCTTGTGGATCGCTATAAGCCGGCGCTCGTTTCCGAGCATCTCGCGTGGTGCGAAAATGGTGGCACCTATTTCAATGATCTTCTGCCGGTGACGCTGACGTCCGAGGCGCTGGACATTGTGTGCCGCCACGTTGACCAGACGCAGGAGACGCTGGGCCGCCAGATTCTCATTGAGAATCCGTCCAATTATCTGGCGTTTGAAGAAAGTGATATTCCGGAGACGGAGTTTCTATCCGCGATGGCGCGACGCACGGGATGCGGGTTGCTGCTCGACATCAACAATGTGGTGGTGAGCGCCCACAACCTTCAAACCTCGCCACGTGACTATCTTGATCAGTTTGATGTTGCGGCGGTTGGCGAGGTTCATCTGGGTGGACACTCCGATGATGACCGCAGCGGCGTCACACTCAAGATTGACGACCATGGCTCGGCACCCTCTAGGGATGTCTGGACGCTGTATGACGATTTCCTCGCTGCCGCCGGCCCACGACCAACGCTTGTTGAGTGGGACCAGGATGTGCCTGCGCTTGATGTGTTGCTGACCGAAGTCGCAACAGCGCGCGGCAAGCTGAAACAGATTTCAAAAAAGGAGGTGGGTCATGTCCCGGCTCGCTGA
- a CDS encoding DUF2282 domain-containing protein, with protein sequence MKTASKTAFAAAGALSAALTMGALTATPAAAADMEKCYGVALAGENDCAAGPGTSCQGTSTIDYQSNAWKLVPAGTCTSIETPFGNGSLEDSDSNVPA encoded by the coding sequence ATGAAGACCGCATCCAAAACCGCATTCGCCGCTGCCGGCGCCCTGTCTGCCGCCCTGACAATGGGCGCACTGACCGCCACACCTGCTGCTGCCGCTGACATGGAAAAGTGCTACGGCGTTGCCCTTGCCGGTGAGAATGACTGTGCAGCTGGCCCAGGCACCTCATGCCAGGGCACATCCACGATCGATTACCAGTCCAATGCCTGGAAGCTTGTTCCTGCGGGCACCTGCACATCCATCGAAACGCCGTTCGGCAATGGCTCGCTTGAAGACAGCGACAGCAACGTTCCTGCGTAA
- the gltB gene encoding glutamate synthase large subunit yields MTKTREGQYRPAGMPAASGMYDPRNEKDACGIGFVANIKNKKTHKTVQDGLSILCNLEHRGAVGADPKAGDGAGILIQMPDAFLRAVTADLGFTLPAEGEYAVGQFFMPKDDADRANVMDRTEKVVAEEGQVVLGWRDVPVDNSDLGYSVLPTEPFHMQLFIQRGPGCADQDAFERKLFVIRKEIWNRIYAEDVKLAGDTYVTSMSSRVLNYKGMLLSDQVGKYYLDLSDERMVSALALVHQRFSTNTFPTWSLAQPFRMICHNGEINTVRGNVNWMAARKGPMQSDVLGDDLEKIWPVTVEGQSDSASFDNALELLVMGGYSLAHAMMMLIPEAWAGHELMDPKRRAFYEHHAALMEPWDGPAAMAFTDGRQIGATLDRNGLRPARYFVTDDDNVILASEMGVLPYPEDRIVEKWRLQPGKMLLIDLEEGRIISDEEVKEQISSMEPYQEWLDKAQISVEDLPDMGGTPPQPNVPLLKRQQAFGYTQEDIRTLMTPMAATGQEAIGSMGTDTPIAVLSDKSKSLFNYFQQNFAQVTNPPIDPIREELVMSLVSLIGPRPNLLDLHKQGEMRRLEVRQPILRNEDLEKIRAIGDIADNHFQTKTLDTTFAADRGAEGMKPALDALCERAQRAVNEGFNIIILSDRLVSEDRVAIPSLLATSAVHHHLIRSTLRTRVGLVVETGEAREVHHFCALAGYGAEAINPYLAFESMIANKHQLGEDLDDATVKSRFIKAVNKGILKVMSKMGISTYQSYCGAQIFDAVGLSTEFVRDYFYGTSTNIEGVGLTEVAEETIQRHLRAFSSDPVLKNALSVGGEYMQRIRGEEHAWTASSVADLQHAVRGNSQDKYNDFAKAMNDQSRRLLTIRGLFRLKSAEELGRTPVSIDDVEPAKDIVKRFATGAMSFGSISREAHTTLAKAMNRIGGKSNTGEGGEEVDRFTPLPDGDSMRSAIKQVASGRFGVTAEYLANADMIQIKMAQGAKPGEGGQLPGHKVDAVIAKVRYSTPGVGLISPPPHHDIYSIEDLAQLIYDLKNVNPDAAISVKLVSEVGVGTVAAGVSKARADHVTISGFEGGTGASPLTSIKHAGSPWELGIAETHQTLVANGLRGRIAVQVDGGLKTGRDVAIGALLGADEFGFSTAPLIAAGCIMMRKCHLNTCPVGVATQDPVLRKRFVGLPEHVVNYFFYVAEELRAIMAEMGFTKLSDMTGLMDALDQTEAVAHWKAEGLDVSKLFARPDYVEGVAIRHSEVQQHPIHDILDRRLIEQAKPAIENGTPVTIDTSINSMDRSAGAMLSGQIAKHHGHKGLPADTVSVKLTGTAGQSFGAWLAHGVSFELAGEANDYVGKGLSGGRIVIYPHETAKIVPEKSIIVGNTVLYGAITGECYFRGVAGERFAVRNSGAIAVVEGTGDHCCEYMTGGVVVVLGETGRNFAAGMSGGIAYVLDEAGDFERRCNLSMVELEHITAEDDAMERLSHQGGDLETHGRVDVNSDMTRFDAERLRQLVENHANHTGSTRARKVLDNWETYLPKFVKVMPVDYRRALEEMRASNQNNESAFKAAGE; encoded by the coding sequence ATGACAAAGACCCGTGAAGGTCAGTACCGTCCGGCAGGTATGCCCGCAGCAAGCGGCATGTATGACCCGCGCAACGAAAAAGACGCCTGCGGCATCGGCTTCGTCGCCAACATCAAGAACAAGAAGACTCACAAGACCGTTCAGGACGGTCTGTCGATCCTCTGCAATCTTGAACACCGTGGCGCTGTAGGCGCTGACCCCAAGGCGGGCGACGGCGCAGGCATTCTCATTCAGATGCCGGATGCCTTCCTGCGTGCCGTCACCGCTGACCTTGGCTTCACGCTGCCCGCTGAGGGCGAATATGCGGTTGGCCAGTTCTTCATGCCCAAGGACGATGCCGACCGCGCCAACGTCATGGACCGCACGGAAAAAGTCGTCGCTGAAGAAGGCCAGGTTGTTCTTGGCTGGCGCGACGTGCCGGTCGACAACTCAGACCTCGGCTATTCGGTTCTGCCAACAGAGCCCTTTCACATGCAGCTGTTTATTCAGCGCGGACCGGGCTGTGCTGATCAGGATGCATTTGAGCGCAAGCTCTTCGTCATCCGCAAAGAAATCTGGAACCGCATCTACGCCGAAGACGTCAAACTGGCTGGCGACACCTATGTCACCTCCATGTCCTCGCGCGTGCTCAACTACAAGGGCATGCTGCTGTCCGATCAGGTCGGCAAATACTATCTCGACCTCTCCGACGAACGCATGGTGTCGGCGCTCGCCCTCGTTCACCAGCGTTTCTCCACCAACACCTTCCCCACTTGGAGCCTTGCGCAGCCATTCCGCATGATTTGCCACAATGGCGAAATCAACACGGTGCGCGGCAACGTCAACTGGATGGCGGCCCGCAAAGGTCCCATGCAGTCCGATGTCCTGGGTGATGACCTTGAAAAGATCTGGCCGGTCACCGTGGAAGGCCAATCTGACTCAGCGTCCTTCGACAACGCTCTCGAGCTCCTGGTGATGGGGGGCTACTCGCTGGCCCACGCCATGATGATGCTCATTCCCGAAGCCTGGGCCGGCCATGAACTCATGGACCCCAAGCGTCGTGCGTTTTACGAGCACCACGCAGCCCTGATGGAACCATGGGACGGCCCCGCCGCCATGGCCTTCACTGATGGCCGTCAGATCGGCGCCACGCTGGACCGCAACGGCCTGCGCCCGGCTCGCTATTTCGTCACCGACGACGACAATGTGATCCTCGCCTCTGAAATGGGTGTCCTTCCGTACCCGGAAGACCGCATCGTTGAAAAATGGCGCCTGCAGCCCGGCAAGATGCTGCTGATCGACCTTGAAGAAGGCCGCATCATCTCTGACGAGGAGGTCAAGGAACAGATCTCTTCCATGGAGCCCTATCAGGAGTGGCTCGACAAGGCGCAGATCAGCGTCGAGGACCTTCCCGACATGGGCGGCACACCGCCGCAGCCAAATGTGCCGCTGCTCAAGCGTCAGCAGGCCTTCGGCTACACCCAGGAAGACATCCGCACCCTGATGACCCCCATGGCCGCAACCGGCCAGGAAGCCATCGGCTCCATGGGCACCGACACGCCCATCGCGGTGCTGTCTGACAAGTCAAAGTCGCTGTTCAACTACTTCCAGCAGAACTTTGCCCAGGTGACCAACCCGCCGATCGACCCGATCCGTGAAGAGCTGGTGATGAGCCTCGTCTCGCTCATCGGCCCGCGCCCGAACCTGCTCGACCTGCACAAGCAGGGTGAAATGCGTCGCCTTGAGGTGCGTCAGCCCATCCTGCGCAACGAGGATCTTGAAAAGATCCGTGCCATCGGCGACATCGCGGACAATCACTTCCAGACCAAGACCCTGGACACGACCTTTGCTGCCGACCGCGGCGCCGAAGGCATGAAGCCTGCCCTGGACGCCCTGTGCGAACGTGCCCAGCGCGCCGTCAATGAAGGCTTCAACATCATCATCCTGTCAGACCGGCTGGTGAGCGAAGACCGCGTGGCGATCCCATCCCTGCTGGCCACATCAGCCGTGCATCATCACCTGATCCGCAGCACCCTGCGCACGCGGGTGGGCCTGGTGGTTGAAACCGGCGAAGCCCGCGAAGTGCATCACTTCTGTGCGCTGGCTGGCTATGGCGCTGAAGCCATCAACCCGTACCTTGCCTTTGAAAGCATGATCGCCAACAAACATCAGCTTGGCGAGGATCTGGACGATGCCACCGTCAAGTCGCGCTTCATCAAGGCCGTCAACAAGGGCATCCTCAAGGTCATGTCCAAGATGGGCATCTCCACCTACCAGTCTTATTGCGGGGCCCAGATTTTTGACGCGGTCGGCCTGTCGACCGAATTTGTCCGCGACTATTTCTACGGCACCTCCACCAACATCGAAGGCGTGGGTCTGACCGAGGTTGCCGAGGAAACCATCCAGCGGCATCTGCGTGCCTTCTCGTCTGACCCTGTGCTGAAAAATGCCCTGTCCGTCGGTGGCGAATACATGCAGCGCATCCGCGGCGAGGAACACGCCTGGACCGCATCGTCCGTTGCTGACCTGCAGCATGCCGTGCGCGGCAACAGCCAGGACAAGTACAACGACTTTGCCAAGGCCATGAACGACCAGTCCAGGCGGCTGCTGACCATTCGCGGCCTGTTCCGCCTGAAGTCCGCCGAGGAACTGGGCCGCACGCCTGTCTCCATTGATGACGTGGAACCTGCCAAGGACATCGTCAAACGCTTTGCAACCGGCGCCATGTCCTTTGGCTCCATCAGCCGCGAAGCGCACACGACGCTGGCCAAGGCCATGAACCGCATCGGCGGCAAGTCCAACACCGGTGAAGGCGGCGAAGAAGTGGACCGCTTTACACCCCTGCCCGATGGCGACAGCATGCGCTCTGCCATCAAGCAGGTGGCATCCGGCCGCTTTGGCGTCACCGCTGAGTACCTCGCCAATGCGGACATGATCCAGATTAAAATGGCGCAGGGTGCCAAGCCCGGCGAAGGCGGACAGCTGCCCGGCCACAAAGTCGACGCGGTCATCGCCAAGGTGCGCTACTCGACCCCGGGCGTGGGCCTCATCTCCCCGCCCCCGCACCACGACATCTACTCGATCGAAGATTTGGCACAGCTGATCTACGACCTGAAGAACGTCAATCCGGATGCGGCCATTTCCGTGAAGCTCGTGTCTGAGGTCGGCGTCGGCACCGTTGCCGCCGGCGTCTCCAAGGCACGCGCCGACCACGTCACGATCTCGGGCTTTGAAGGCGGAACGGGCGCATCGCCCCTCACCTCCATCAAGCATGCAGGCTCCCCATGGGAGCTCGGCATCGCCGAAACCCACCAGACGCTCGTGGCCAATGGCCTGCGTGGCCGTATTGCCGTGCAGGTGGATGGCGGCCTCAAGACAGGCCGCGACGTTGCCATCGGTGCCTTGCTGGGTGCTGACGAATTCGGCTTCTCAACCGCACCGCTCATTGCGGCGGGCTGCATCATGATGCGCAAATGTCATCTCAACACCTGCCCCGTAGGTGTTGCGACCCAGGACCCCGTGCTGCGCAAGCGCTTTGTGGGTCTGCCCGAGCACGTAGTGAACTACTTCTTCTATGTCGCTGAAGAATTGCGCGCCATCATGGCAGAGATGGGCTTCACCAAGCTCTCCGACATGACCGGTCTGATGGATGCCCTCGATCAGACAGAAGCTGTTGCCCACTGGAAGGCGGAAGGCCTGGACGTGTCCAAGCTGTTTGCCCGCCCTGACTATGTGGAAGGCGTGGCCATCCGCCATTCCGAAGTGCAGCAGCATCCGATCCATGACATTCTCGACCGCCGCCTCATTGAACAGGCCAAGCCTGCCATCGAGAACGGCACCCCGGTCACCATTGATACCTCCATCAACTCGATGGACCGCTCAGCGGGCGCGATGCTCTCAGGCCAGATCGCCAAGCATCACGGTCACAAGGGCCTGCCTGCAGACACAGTCTCCGTGAAGCTGACCGGCACCGCCGGACAGAGCTTCGGGGCATGGCTTGCCCATGGCGTGTCGTTTGAACTCGCCGGCGAAGCCAATGACTATGTGGGCAAGGGCTTGTCCGGTGGCCGCATCGTCATCTACCCGCATGAGACGGCCAAAATCGTGCCGGAGAAAAGCATCATTGTCGGCAACACGGTGCTCTATGGCGCCATCACCGGCGAATGCTATTTCCGCGGTGTCGCAGGCGAACGCTTCGCGGTGCGCAACTCCGGCGCCATCGCTGTTGTGGAAGGCACAGGCGACCATTGCTGTGAATACATGACCGGCGGCGTTGTGGTTGTGCTGGGTGAAACCGGCCGCAACTTTGCGGCCGGCATGTCCGGCGGCATTGCCTATGTGCTGGACGAAGCGGGCGACTTTGAACGTCGCTGTAACCTTTCCATGGTTGAGCTTGAACACATCACGGCTGAAGACGACGCCATGGAGCGGCTGTCGCATCAGGGCGGCGACCTTGAAACCCACGGCCGTGTCGATGTGAATTCAGACATGACCCGCTTTGACGCCGAACGCCTGCGTCAGCTTGTTGAAAACCACGCCAACCACACGGGCTCCACCCGTGCCCGCAAGGTGCTCGACAACTGGGAAACCTATCTGCCCAAATTTGTGAAGGTGATGCCGGTGGATTACCGCCGCGCGCTGGAAGAGATGCGGGCCTCCAACCAGAACAACGAGTCCGCGTTCAAGGCGGCCGGCGAATAA
- a CDS encoding glutamate synthase subunit beta codes for MGKITGFLEIERQDRTSAPASDRVRHFREFVIPMSEEGVKNQAARCMDCGIPYCHNGCPVNNQIPDWNDLVYSEDWEEAARNLHSTNNFPEMTGRICPAPCEAACTLNLIDEPVTIKSIECAIADRAAEEGWIQPQIPAVKTGKTVAVVGAGPAGMACAQQLARAGHDVTLFEKNSKAGGLMRYGIPDFKMEKHVIDRRIEQMAAEGVTLKTGVHIGVDISAEDLMKDFDAVVMSGGAEKPRDLPIEGRDLDGVHFAMDFLPQQNRRNGDEHLGNVAPILAGGKRVVVIGGGDTGSDCIGTSFRQGAVSVTQLEIMPQPPEKEDKLMTWPNWPLKFRTSSSQAEGADRDFAVMTAKFNGEDGQVKSLTCVRVDDKMQKIEGSEFDIKADLVLLAMGFVSPVHEGMIESLSPEMDPRGNVKAETEGEGSYKTSIDKLYACGDMRRGQSLVVWAIREGRQCAHTVDKDLMGSTTLPR; via the coding sequence ATGGGAAAAATCACCGGCTTTCTTGAGATCGAACGTCAGGACCGCACCTCCGCACCGGCATCAGACCGCGTGCGGCACTTCCGCGAGTTCGTCATCCCCATGTCCGAAGAGGGCGTCAAGAACCAGGCAGCCCGCTGCATGGATTGTGGCATCCCCTATTGCCACAACGGCTGCCCGGTCAATAACCAGATCCCGGACTGGAACGATCTCGTCTATTCCGAAGACTGGGAAGAGGCTGCCCGCAACCTCCACTCGACAAACAACTTCCCGGAGATGACAGGCCGCATCTGCCCCGCTCCCTGCGAGGCAGCCTGCACGCTCAACCTCATCGACGAGCCGGTGACCATCAAGTCAATTGAATGCGCGATTGCTGACCGGGCAGCCGAAGAAGGCTGGATCCAGCCGCAGATACCTGCCGTCAAAACAGGCAAGACCGTGGCTGTTGTCGGTGCAGGTCCTGCCGGCATGGCCTGCGCGCAGCAGCTTGCCCGTGCGGGTCATGACGTGACGCTGTTTGAAAAGAACAGCAAGGCCGGTGGCCTGATGCGCTATGGCATCCCCGACTTCAAGATGGAAAAGCACGTCATCGACCGCCGCATTGAGCAGATGGCCGCGGAAGGCGTCACCCTCAAGACCGGCGTCCACATCGGTGTCGATATCTCAGCCGAAGACCTGATGAAGGACTTTGATGCGGTTGTCATGTCCGGTGGCGCTGAAAAACCCCGCGACCTGCCAATCGAAGGCCGCGACCTTGATGGCGTGCACTTCGCCATGGATTTTCTGCCGCAGCAGAACCGTCGCAATGGTGACGAGCACCTCGGCAACGTCGCGCCCATCCTGGCAGGCGGCAAGCGCGTGGTCGTGATCGGCGGCGGCGATACCGGCTCTGACTGCATCGGCACATCCTTCCGTCAGGGTGCCGTGTCGGTCACTCAGCTGGAAATCATGCCGCAGCCGCCGGAAAAAGAAGACAAGCTGATGACGTGGCCCAACTGGCCGCTCAAGTTCCGCACGTCTTCCAGCCAGGCCGAAGGCGCAGACCGCGACTTTGCTGTCATGACCGCCAAATTCAACGGCGAGGACGGCCAGGTGAAATCACTCACCTGCGTCCGGGTCGATGACAAGATGCAGAAGATCGAAGGCAGCGAGTTCGACATCAAGGCAGACCTCGTGCTCCTGGCCATGGGCTTCGTCAGCCCGGTCCACGAAGGCATGATCGAAAGCCTCAGCCCCGAGATGGACCCCCGCGGCAACGTCAAAGCCGAAACAGAGGGCGAAGGCAGCTACAAGACATCCATCGACAAGCTCTATGCCTGTGGCGACATGCGCCGCGGCCAGTCCCTCGTCGTCTGGGCCATCCGCGAGGGTCGCCAGTGCGCCCACACGGTGGACAAAGACCTCATGGGGTCAACCACACTGCCTCGGTAA
- a CDS encoding MBOAT family O-acyltransferase, with protein MLFPTLDFALFFVIVFLVAWELRRDMDARKLVLVFASYFFYGYWDWRFTLLLAGSSLLNYAAGRVIGGLNDGATRKWVLGIAIALNLAVLGFFKYYGFFLDSLADLLTAWGIERDLPFLEVILPVGISFFTFQGISYLVDVYRRHVDASRSLLDIFLYISFFPQLVAGPIVRAAHFLPQLERKPHVSRRMASLAVVLILVGLFKKMVIANYLATEVVDHVFFDPTAFGGGDLLLGVYAYAVQIYCDFSAYSDIAIGVAALLGYRFPRNFDHPYRSSSLQEFWRRWHISLSTWLRDYLYIPLGGSRGSTFKTYRNLFLTMFLGGIWHGAAWTFVFWGAFHGAMLGVERALTKRWEELNKDTNGYGGGAVAFFLGLGRSIQSSFATVLGIILTFHLVCFAWIFFRAPTFSGAWDYVIGIFDWSQPAQFATPFIVGLVGLSLAGQFLPSNWANGAGRLLQRAPWPVLGLMLGFGILAIEAMAPEGVAPFIYFQF; from the coding sequence ATGCTGTTTCCAACACTGGATTTTGCTCTGTTCTTCGTCATCGTGTTCCTTGTTGCATGGGAACTGCGACGGGACATGGACGCGCGCAAGCTGGTTCTCGTCTTCGCTTCCTACTTCTTTTACGGCTACTGGGACTGGCGCTTCACGCTGCTGCTTGCGGGCTCGTCGCTGCTGAACTATGCGGCGGGGCGGGTTATCGGTGGACTGAATGACGGCGCGACGCGCAAATGGGTGCTGGGCATTGCCATCGCGCTCAACCTCGCGGTGCTGGGCTTTTTCAAATATTACGGCTTCTTCCTCGATTCACTGGCTGACCTTCTCACGGCCTGGGGCATCGAGCGGGATCTGCCGTTCCTGGAAGTGATCCTGCCGGTCGGCATCTCGTTCTTCACGTTTCAGGGCATCTCGTACCTGGTGGATGTGTATCGCCGCCATGTGGACGCGTCGCGATCTCTGCTGGATATCTTCCTCTACATCTCGTTCTTTCCGCAGCTTGTGGCCGGGCCGATTGTGCGAGCGGCGCATTTCCTGCCGCAGCTTGAGCGCAAACCCCATGTGAGCCGCCGGATGGCCTCGCTGGCGGTGGTGCTCATTCTTGTGGGCCTGTTCAAGAAGATGGTGATCGCCAATTATCTGGCGACGGAAGTGGTCGATCATGTATTCTTTGATCCCACAGCCTTTGGCGGCGGTGATCTGTTGCTGGGTGTTTATGCCTATGCGGTGCAGATCTATTGCGACTTCTCGGCCTATTCAGACATTGCCATTGGTGTGGCGGCGCTGCTTGGCTATCGCTTTCCGCGCAACTTTGACCATCCGTATCGCTCGTCCTCCCTGCAGGAGTTCTGGCGGCGGTGGCATATCTCGCTGTCTACCTGGCTGCGGGACTATCTCTACATCCCGCTGGGCGGCAGTCGCGGCTCCACCTTCAAGACGTACCGCAATCTGTTCCTGACCATGTTCCTTGGGGGCATCTGGCACGGGGCGGCGTGGACGTTCGTGTTCTGGGGTGCCTTCCACGGCGCCATGCTGGGTGTCGAGCGGGCACTGACCAAGCGGTGGGAAGAGCTGAACAAAGACACCAACGGTTATGGCGGCGGCGCGGTTGCTTTCTTCCTGGGGCTTGGACGCAGCATTCAAAGCTCGTTTGCTACGGTGCTGGGCATCATCCTGACATTCCACCTTGTCTGCTTTGCCTGGATTTTCTTCCGGGCGCCCACATTCTCCGGCGCGTGGGATTATGTGATTGGTATCTTTGACTGGTCGCAGCCTGCGCAGTTTGCAACGCCGTTTATCGTTGGGCTTGTTGGGCTGTCGCTTGCCGGCCAGTTCCTGCCGTCCAACTGGGCGAACGGGGCTGGACGTTTGTTGCAGCGGGCCCCTTGGCCGGTCTTGGGTTTGATGCTTGGATTTGGCATCCTTGCCATTGAGGCCATGGCGCCTGAAGGCGTTGCCCCATTCATCTATTTCCAGTTCTAG
- a CDS encoding GDSL-type esterase/lipase family protein encodes MIFLSLRRAAAAAAFASVSLGLMGAGAPQTTFVPISNPAGLAAFFDAQASGSDVRILHIGDSHIARDTFSGDLRTLFAARDKAGSRGMLPAGNVYPFYTARGVEIDMSDGWDVVRARNEEAPGPFGVMNARVAAEAGTSPWIALSGFETPVERLLIGYQRQPEGGVLQVHVDSRIHAVPTSGEQGFAFAALPVRKGTQIVRIAAAGDGPVALFSLVLEADVGGAVLSNSGWPGATAEIMARWDDDLLRMELGRLDPDLIIVGYGTNEGFDDKLDLGDYEAVLRAQLVRLKRFAPDASILLTGGPDGTRLPHYADTDAREPHEWSCAPLNEAERQQYVDLIAEESETLLRWHDAPQLSAVLALQKRLALEMGAAHWDWRAAMGGACAVHQWRLAEDPQLARPDHVHLTGDGYKASASALFEAMNGAFVARQGDREGQPVPDRDKSGSGVTRD; translated from the coding sequence ATGATTTTCTTGTCCTTGCGACGGGCGGCTGCGGCTGCTGCGTTTGCGTCAGTCTCTTTGGGGCTGATGGGCGCGGGCGCGCCGCAGACGACTTTTGTCCCGATTTCCAATCCGGCGGGCCTGGCAGCTTTTTTTGACGCACAGGCGTCCGGTTCCGATGTGCGCATTCTGCATATCGGCGACAGCCACATTGCCCGCGACACGTTTTCCGGTGACCTGCGGACGTTGTTCGCTGCCAGGGACAAGGCTGGCTCTCGCGGCATGCTGCCGGCGGGCAATGTCTATCCCTTCTACACGGCGCGCGGTGTCGAGATTGACATGTCCGATGGATGGGACGTGGTGCGGGCCCGCAACGAGGAGGCCCCGGGGCCTTTCGGCGTGATGAATGCGCGGGTGGCGGCGGAGGCAGGCACCAGCCCGTGGATTGCGCTTTCAGGGTTTGAAACACCCGTTGAGCGGTTGCTGATCGGCTATCAGCGCCAGCCCGAGGGTGGTGTGTTGCAGGTGCATGTGGACAGCAGGATCCATGCGGTGCCGACGTCGGGCGAGCAAGGATTTGCGTTTGCGGCGCTGCCGGTGCGCAAGGGCACGCAGATTGTTCGTATTGCTGCGGCCGGTGATGGACCGGTGGCGTTGTTCTCCCTGGTGCTTGAAGCGGATGTGGGCGGGGCGGTGCTGTCCAATTCCGGCTGGCCGGGGGCAACAGCAGAAATCATGGCGCGGTGGGATGATGATCTGCTGCGCATGGAGCTTGGCCGGCTCGACCCTGATCTGATCATTGTCGGCTACGGCACCAATGAAGGATTTGATGACAAGCTGGACCTTGGGGACTACGAAGCCGTCTTGCGGGCACAGCTGGTGCGCTTGAAGCGGTTTGCGCCCGATGCCTCGATCTTGCTGACCGGCGGCCCGGACGGGACGCGGTTGCCGCATTATGCAGATACAGATGCCCGCGAGCCCCATGAGTGGAGCTGTGCGCCGCTCAATGAGGCAGAACGGCAGCAATATGTGGACCTGATTGCCGAAGAGAGCGAGACGTTGTTGCGCTGGCATGATGCGCCACAGCTGTCCGCCGTGCTCGCATTGCAAAAACGCTTGGCGCTTGAGATGGGGGCTGCCCATTGGGATTGGCGCGCGGCGATGGGCGGTGCGTGCGCTGTCCATCAATGGCGCCTGGCGGAAGACCCCCAACTGGCGCGGCCTGATCATGTGCATCTCACCGGCGATGGCTACAAGGCATCCGCCAGTGCCCTGTTTGAGGCGATGAATGGCGCGTTTGTGGCAAGGCAGGGAGATAGGGAGGGTCAACCTGTTCCAGATCGGGACAAGTCGGGCTCAGGGGTAACCAGGGATTAA